In the genome of Rhizobium rhizogenes, one region contains:
- the hydA gene encoding dihydropyrimidinase: MATIIKNGTIVTADLTYKADVKIEGGRITEIGPDLTGGTVLDATGCFVMPGGIDPHVHLEMPFMGTYSADDFESGTRAALAGGTTMVVDFCLPEPGQSLLDALQRWDNKATRANCDYSFHMAVTWWGEQVFDEMKTVVREKGINSFKHFMAYKGALMVNDDEMFASFSRCAELGAIPFVHAENGDIVAQMQEKLMAEGNTGPEAHAYSRPPSVEGEATNRAIIIADMAGAPLYVVHTSCEQAHEAIRRARQNGMRVYGEPLIQHLILDESEYANADWDHAARRVMSPPFRNRQHQDSLWAGLASGSLQCVATDHCAFTTQQKRFGIGDFRKIPNGTGGLEDRMPLLWTHGVATGRLTMNEFVAVTSTNIAKILNIYPRKGAILVGSDADIVVWDPALAKTISAASQQSAIDYNVFEGQKVKGLPRFTLSRGLVSVEEATIETQPGHGQFVARDPYPAVSRALSTWKELVSPRRVERSGIPASGV; the protein is encoded by the coding sequence ATTGCCACCATCATCAAGAACGGCACCATCGTCACCGCCGACCTCACCTACAAGGCCGACGTAAAAATCGAAGGCGGCAGGATCACCGAAATCGGACCCGATCTGACGGGCGGCACGGTACTCGATGCGACGGGATGTTTCGTCATGCCCGGCGGCATCGATCCGCATGTGCATCTGGAAATGCCTTTCATGGGCACCTATTCCGCCGATGATTTCGAAAGCGGCACGCGCGCGGCGCTTGCCGGCGGCACCACCATGGTGGTGGATTTCTGCCTGCCGGAACCCGGCCAGTCGCTTCTCGATGCCCTGCAAAGATGGGACAACAAGGCGACCCGCGCCAATTGCGATTATTCCTTCCACATGGCCGTCACCTGGTGGGGCGAGCAGGTCTTCGATGAGATGAAGACGGTGGTTCGGGAAAAGGGCATCAACTCCTTCAAGCACTTCATGGCCTATAAGGGCGCGCTGATGGTGAATGACGACGAGATGTTCGCCTCCTTCTCGCGCTGCGCCGAACTGGGCGCCATTCCCTTCGTGCATGCGGAAAATGGCGATATCGTCGCGCAGATGCAGGAAAAGCTGATGGCGGAAGGCAATACCGGGCCGGAGGCGCACGCCTATTCCCGCCCGCCCTCGGTGGAAGGCGAGGCCACCAACCGCGCCATCATCATCGCCGATATGGCCGGCGCCCCGCTTTACGTCGTCCACACCTCCTGCGAACAGGCGCATGAAGCGATCCGCCGCGCCCGCCAAAACGGCATGCGGGTCTATGGTGAGCCGCTGATCCAGCACCTGATCCTCGATGAAAGCGAATATGCCAATGCCGACTGGGATCACGCCGCCCGCCGGGTGATGTCGCCGCCCTTCCGCAACCGGCAGCATCAGGACAGCCTCTGGGCGGGGCTGGCCTCCGGCTCCCTGCAATGTGTGGCGACCGACCATTGCGCCTTCACCACCCAGCAGAAACGCTTCGGTATCGGCGATTTCCGCAAGATTCCGAACGGCACCGGCGGGCTCGAGGACCGCATGCCGCTGCTCTGGACCCATGGCGTGGCGACCGGCCGCCTGACGATGAACGAATTCGTCGCCGTCACCTCCACCAACATCGCCAAGATCCTCAATATCTATCCCAGAAAAGGCGCGATCCTCGTCGGTAGCGATGCCGATATCGTCGTCTGGGACCCGGCGCTTGCAAAAACCATCAGCGCGGCGAGCCAGCAGTCGGCCATCGATTACAATGTATTCGAAGGGCAGAAGGTGAAAGGCCTGCCGCGCTTCACCCTCTCGCGCGGCCTCGTCAGCGTCGAGGAAGCCACCATCGAAACCCAGCCCGGCCACGGCCAGTTCGTGGCCCGCGATCCCTATCCCGCCGTCAGCCGCGCGCTTTCCACCTGGAAAGAGCTCGTTTCGCCGCGCCGGGTGGAACGCAGCGGCATTCCGGCATCGGGTGTATGA
- a CDS encoding NUDIX domain-containing protein: protein MTMSTETKREILIAAAILLNEKRQMLVVRKRGTTQFMQPGGKIDPGETPEQALRRELAEEIGLTLPDHAVRYEGIFREEAANEPGADVVAHAFTARLHTEVMPQAEIEEVRWLDLDHHPGVMIARLTETQMLPLARAALTESDN from the coding sequence ATGACCATGAGCACTGAAACGAAACGTGAAATTCTCATCGCCGCCGCCATTCTGCTCAACGAGAAGCGGCAGATGCTTGTCGTGCGCAAGCGCGGCACGACGCAGTTCATGCAGCCGGGCGGCAAGATCGATCCGGGCGAAACGCCGGAACAGGCGCTGCGCCGCGAACTCGCCGAGGAAATCGGCCTGACGCTGCCTGACCATGCGGTTCGTTACGAGGGTATTTTCCGGGAAGAGGCCGCCAATGAGCCGGGAGCCGATGTCGTTGCCCATGCCTTCACCGCCAGACTGCATACCGAGGTCATGCCGCAGGCGGAAATCGAGGAAGTGCGCTGGCTCGATCTCGACCACCACCCCGGCGTGATGATCGCCAGGCTCACGGAAACCCAAATGCTGCCGCTGGCGCGCGCGGCGCTGACGGAAAGCGACAATTAG
- a CDS encoding ABC transporter ATP-binding protein produces the protein MNQASPYSVVSARKLGLTFETGDGPVHALSDVDLEVGKGDFVSFIGPSGCGKTTFLRVIADLEKHTSGDITVNGTTPENARRDRSYGYVFQAAALYPWRSIEKNIALPLEIMGYGKAEQRERIERTLDLVNLNGFGKKYPWQLSGGMQQRASIARALAFDADLLLMDEPFGALDEIVRDHLNEQLLKLWDTTGKTICFVTHSIPEAVYLSTRIVVMSPRPGRVTDVITSTLPRERPLEIRETPEFLAIAHRVREGLKAGHSYEG, from the coding sequence ATGAACCAGGCCTCTCCCTATTCCGTCGTTTCCGCCAGAAAGCTGGGCCTCACCTTCGAAACGGGGGATGGCCCGGTCCATGCGTTGTCCGATGTCGATCTGGAAGTCGGCAAGGGTGATTTCGTCTCCTTCATCGGCCCATCGGGCTGTGGCAAGACCACCTTCCTGCGGGTCATCGCCGATCTCGAAAAACACACGTCCGGCGATATCACCGTCAACGGCACGACGCCGGAAAACGCCCGCAGGGACCGCTCCTACGGTTATGTCTTTCAGGCCGCCGCCCTTTATCCCTGGCGCAGCATCGAAAAGAACATCGCCCTGCCGCTCGAAATCATGGGCTATGGCAAGGCCGAGCAGCGCGAGCGCATCGAGCGCACGCTCGATCTCGTCAACCTCAACGGTTTCGGCAAGAAATATCCCTGGCAGCTTTCCGGCGGCATGCAGCAGCGCGCCTCCATCGCCCGCGCTCTCGCCTTCGATGCCGACCTGCTTTTGATGGACGAGCCCTTCGGCGCACTGGATGAGATCGTGCGCGATCACCTCAACGAACAGCTGCTGAAGCTCTGGGATACGACCGGCAAGACCATCTGCTTCGTCACCCATTCCATTCCCGAAGCGGTCTATCTCTCGACCAGGATCGTCGTCATGTCGCCACGGCCGGGTCGGGTGACGGATGTGATCACATCCACATTGCCGCGGGAAAGGCCGCTCGAGATTCGCGAGACGCCGGAATTTCTGGCGATTGCGCATCGCGTGCGGGAGGGGTTGAAGGCGGGGCATAGCTATGAGGGGTGA
- a CDS encoding ABC transporter permease, which yields MTLLRHRILPILTVLLVILTLWHLAVIYLNMPFARDQANRAGQTPGFLELLPQTFAQERPVLPAPHQIVAELWDTTVNKAITSKRSLIYHAGVTLSATLLGFAIGAALGILLAVAIVHNRAMDRSVMPWIIASQTIPILAVAPMIIVVLNSIGISGLLPKALISTYLSFFPIVVGMVKGLRSPETIQLDLMHTYNASPSQIFWKLRWPSALPYLFTSLKIAVAIALVGAIVGELPTGAVAGLGARLLSGSYYGQTVQIWAALFMAAGVAALLVSIIGIAHAAVLKKMGARP from the coding sequence ATGACCCTCCTCCGCCACCGCATCCTTCCCATCCTCACTGTCCTCCTCGTCATCCTCACCCTCTGGCACCTCGCGGTCATCTACCTCAACATGCCCTTCGCCCGCGATCAGGCGAACCGCGCCGGTCAAACGCCGGGCTTCCTCGAACTCCTGCCGCAAACCTTCGCACAGGAGCGCCCGGTCCTCCCCGCCCCGCACCAGATCGTCGCCGAACTCTGGGATACCACCGTCAACAAGGCGATCACCTCCAAGCGCAGCCTCATCTACCACGCCGGCGTCACGCTCTCCGCCACCCTGCTCGGTTTCGCCATCGGTGCCGCGCTCGGCATCCTGCTTGCCGTCGCCATCGTGCATAACCGCGCCATGGACCGCTCCGTCATGCCGTGGATCATCGCCAGCCAGACGATCCCGATCCTCGCCGTCGCGCCGATGATCATCGTCGTCCTGAACTCCATCGGCATTTCCGGGCTGCTGCCGAAAGCGCTGATCTCCACCTATCTTTCCTTCTTCCCCATCGTCGTCGGCATGGTGAAGGGCCTCAGAAGCCCGGAGACGATCCAGCTCGACCTGATGCACACCTATAATGCCTCGCCCAGCCAGATTTTCTGGAAGCTGCGCTGGCCCTCGGCGCTGCCCTATCTCTTCACCTCGCTGAAGATCGCCGTCGCCATCGCCCTGGTCGGCGCCATCGTCGGTGAATTGCCGACCGGCGCCGTCGCCGGGCTCGGCGCGCGCCTGCTTTCCGGCTCCTATTACGGCCAGACGGTGCAGATATGGGCGGCTCTGTTCATGGCCGCCGGTGTGGCTGCGCTTCTCGTATCCATCATCGGTATCGCCCATGCCGCCGTTCTCAAGAAAATGGGAGCCCGGCCATGA
- a CDS encoding ABC transporter permease, producing MTHPGWFFGAILFWLAAWAFNEGLVRRHVSTPAAKRIGRIAVPLLFGLAILALWEGVVRGFSVPPILLPAPSAILARLAGSLPILWADFRQTFLKSVLTGYVLGCGLGFLVAILIDRSPFLQRGLLPIGNFVSALPVVGVAPIMVMWFGFDWQSKVAVVVIMTFFPMLVNTVQGLAASSHMERDLMRTYAAGWWQTLVKLRLPAAWPFIFNALKINSTLALIGAIVAEFFGTPIVGMGFRISAEMGRSNVDMVWAEIAVAALAGSGFYGLVALAERAVTFWHPSVRGGRT from the coding sequence ATGACCCATCCCGGCTGGTTTTTCGGCGCGATCCTGTTCTGGCTTGCGGCCTGGGCCTTCAACGAAGGGCTGGTGCGCCGCCACGTCTCCACGCCAGCGGCAAAACGCATCGGCCGCATCGCCGTGCCGCTCCTCTTCGGGCTGGCGATCCTCGCACTCTGGGAAGGCGTGGTGCGCGGTTTTTCCGTGCCGCCCATCCTGCTGCCGGCCCCCAGCGCCATCCTCGCGCGCCTTGCCGGCTCCCTGCCGATCCTCTGGGCGGATTTCCGCCAGACTTTCCTCAAATCGGTGCTGACGGGTTATGTGCTGGGCTGCGGCCTCGGTTTCCTCGTCGCCATCCTCATCGACCGCTCGCCCTTCCTCCAGCGCGGGCTGCTGCCCATCGGCAATTTCGTTTCGGCTCTGCCGGTCGTCGGCGTAGCACCGATCATGGTCATGTGGTTCGGTTTCGACTGGCAGTCGAAAGTCGCCGTCGTCGTCATCATGACCTTCTTCCCCATGCTGGTGAACACGGTGCAGGGGCTTGCCGCTTCCAGCCACATGGAACGCGACCTGATGCGCACCTATGCCGCCGGCTGGTGGCAGACATTGGTGAAACTGCGCCTGCCCGCCGCCTGGCCCTTCATCTTCAACGCGCTGAAGATCAATTCCACGCTAGCGCTGATCGGCGCCATCGTCGCGGAATTTTTCGGCACGCCCATCGTCGGCATGGGTTTCCGCATCTCGGCGGAAATGGGCCGCAGCAATGTCGACATGGTCTGGGCCGAAATCGCGGTCGCCGCACTCGCCGGCTCCGGCTTCTACGGTCTGGTGGCGCTCGCCGAGCGGGCCGTCACCTTCTGGCATCCGTCCGTCCGTGGGGGACGAACGTAA
- a CDS encoding ABC transporter substrate-binding protein, producing MKMKLASMLLAGASLLTPFGAEAADKITLQLKWVTQAQFAGYYVAKDKGFYEAEGLDVDIKPGGPDIAPAQVLAGGGADVIVDWMPSALATREKGVPLVNIAQPFKSSGMMLTCLKETGVTKPEDFKGKTLGVWFFGNEYPFLSWMAHLKIPTTGGADGVTVLKQGFNVDPLLQKQAACISTMTYNEYWQVIDAGIKPEELVTFKYEAEGVATLEDGLYVLEDKLKDAKFKEDMVKFVRASMKGWKWAEENPDDAADIVLENDASGAQTEKHQKRMMGEVAKLTAGSKGALDKADYERTVKTLLGGGSDPVITKEPTGAYTTDITDAALK from the coding sequence ATGAAAATGAAACTTGCATCCATGCTTCTTGCCGGCGCGTCACTCCTGACCCCATTCGGGGCTGAGGCCGCCGACAAGATCACCCTGCAGCTGAAATGGGTCACCCAGGCGCAGTTCGCCGGATATTACGTCGCCAAGGACAAGGGTTTCTACGAAGCCGAAGGCCTCGATGTCGACATCAAGCCCGGCGGCCCGGACATTGCGCCGGCGCAGGTTCTGGCCGGCGGCGGCGCTGACGTCATCGTCGACTGGATGCCATCAGCCCTTGCCACCCGCGAAAAGGGCGTGCCGCTGGTCAATATCGCCCAGCCGTTCAAATCGTCAGGCATGATGCTGACCTGCCTGAAAGAAACCGGCGTCACCAAGCCGGAGGATTTCAAGGGCAAGACACTGGGCGTCTGGTTCTTCGGCAACGAATATCCGTTCCTGTCGTGGATGGCGCACCTGAAAATCCCGACCACCGGCGGAGCCGATGGCGTGACCGTTCTGAAACAGGGCTTCAATGTCGATCCGCTGCTGCAAAAGCAGGCCGCCTGCATTTCCACCATGACCTATAATGAATACTGGCAGGTCATCGATGCCGGCATCAAGCCGGAGGAACTCGTCACCTTCAAATACGAGGCGGAAGGCGTGGCGACGCTGGAAGACGGGCTCTATGTGCTTGAAGACAAGCTGAAGGACGCCAAGTTCAAGGAAGACATGGTCAAATTCGTCCGTGCCTCCATGAAGGGCTGGAAATGGGCGGAAGAAAACCCTGACGATGCCGCCGACATCGTTCTCGAAAACGACGCTTCCGGCGCCCAAACCGAAAAACACCAGAAGCGCATGATGGGCGAAGTGGCAAAACTCACCGCCGGCTCTAAGGGCGCGCTCGACAAGGCGGATTACGAACGCACCGTCAAGACGCTGCTCGGCGGCGGGTCCGATCCTGTTATCACCAAGGAACCGACAGGCGCCTACACCACCGACATCACCGATGCGGCGCTGAAATAG
- a CDS encoding efflux RND transporter periplasmic adaptor subunit, with translation MQHKVTFNRFVFLLLSATALPLSAAAEGEAQAPVKQQNLPSIIVAHAAKRDLVDRIIATGTIRPVDEIYVQPLVDGLSIDTLNADIGDRVEANAVLAVLSSDSLVLQKSQLEANKAKAEASVTQSKAQVLEAQANLNDAVRQRDRAARLGQSGSGSVSETEKTEAAAQVAQARLDAAKQAVSAGEADIKVVDAQIDDIDLKLTRTGVKTPVAGIVSAKNAKVGAIASGAGNPLFTVIKDGAIELVADLSETDIQKVKAGQKAYLTVAGGATKIEGKVRLVSPTVDPTTRLGSVHVVLPENSPARSGMYASAEVIVEETNALALPLSAVTSGRDGSTTRRVEGDIVKQVKIETGIEDGGFIEIVSGLAAGDKVVEKAGAFVRDGDRIRPVEAQTAASN, from the coding sequence ATGCAGCATAAAGTCACGTTTAACCGCTTTGTATTCCTTCTTCTTTCCGCAACGGCGCTCCCCCTTTCCGCAGCCGCCGAGGGAGAGGCGCAGGCACCGGTCAAACAGCAGAACCTGCCCTCCATCATCGTGGCGCACGCCGCAAAACGCGATCTCGTGGACCGGATCATCGCGACGGGCACGATCCGCCCCGTGGATGAAATCTATGTCCAGCCGCTGGTCGATGGCCTGTCTATCGACACGCTGAATGCCGATATCGGCGACCGGGTGGAGGCGAATGCGGTTCTGGCGGTGCTGTCCTCCGACAGCCTCGTGCTGCAGAAGAGCCAGCTTGAGGCCAACAAGGCCAAGGCCGAAGCTTCCGTCACCCAGTCGAAGGCGCAGGTGCTGGAAGCACAGGCCAATCTCAACGACGCCGTTCGCCAGCGCGACCGTGCCGCAAGGCTCGGCCAGAGCGGCTCCGGTTCCGTTTCCGAAACGGAAAAGACCGAGGCGGCCGCCCAGGTGGCGCAGGCGCGGCTGGATGCGGCCAAGCAGGCCGTTTCCGCCGGCGAGGCCGACATCAAGGTCGTCGACGCACAGATCGACGACATCGACCTGAAGCTGACGCGCACCGGCGTGAAAACCCCCGTCGCCGGCATCGTATCCGCCAAGAATGCCAAGGTGGGCGCAATTGCCAGCGGCGCCGGCAATCCGCTCTTCACCGTCATCAAGGACGGTGCGATCGAACTCGTGGCCGATCTTTCCGAAACCGATATCCAGAAGGTGAAGGCGGGCCAGAAAGCCTATTTGACGGTTGCCGGCGGAGCCACGAAAATAGAGGGCAAGGTGCGCCTCGTTTCGCCCACCGTCGATCCCACGACGCGCCTCGGTTCGGTACATGTGGTGCTGCCGGAAAACAGCCCGGCACGATCAGGCATGTATGCCAGCGCGGAAGTCATCGTCGAAGAGACGAACGCGCTCGCTTTGCCGCTGTCGGCCGTCACCTCCGGACGCGACGGCTCGACCACCCGCAGGGTGGAGGGCGACATCGTCAAGCAGGTGAAGATCGAGACCGGCATAGAAGACGGCGGTTTCATAGAGATTGTCAGCGGCCTTGCCGCTGGTGACAAGGTTGTCGAGAAAGCTGGAGCATTCGTGCGTGATGGTGACCGGATCAGACCGGTGGAAGCCCAGACGGCTGCGTCCAACTGA
- a CDS encoding efflux RND transporter permease subunit → MNFSAWSIRNPIAPLLGFALLMILGMQAFKTLPITRFPNIDVPVVAVTVTQSGASPSELEMQVTKEIEDAVAAISGVDEIQSTVVDGQSTTTVVFRIEKRTEEAVQDTKDAIDKIRSDLPADIEEPIVSKIDVEGQAIQTFAVSSPNMTLEELSWFVDDTIKRSLQGQSGIGKVDRYGGADREVRVSLSPEKLDAYGITASEVNTQLRGTNIDLGSGRGQIGGNEQTIRTLGDTRDVSQLANTTIALSNGRFVKLSELGTVTDTYQEQKSFSRFNGNPAVTFAVFRSKGASEVSVAETVAESLAKVRKDHPDVSIEMVDDAVYFTYGNYKAALDTLIEGAILAVIVVLLFLRNWRATLIAAVALPLSAIPTFWIMDIMGFSLNLVSFLALTLATGILVDDAIVEIENIARHIKMGKTPYRAALEAADEIGLAVIATSFTIIAVFVPVSFMPGIPGQYFIQFGLTVAFSVFFSLAVARLITPLMAAYLMRAEDAMDDHHDNDSRLMKAYTRMVSATTRKWWARYLTLIGAIGFLVASVILLAGVPGSFLPPDDASRVTLSVELPPNATLDETDRTTTEIYHAIRDINGVESVFILGGASPKGDLELRRATVNVILQHIDHSLLKTLVNKGLGSIPLIGQYLPKVEEKGRLRPQWDVERDIFAKVRGIPDVRIIKLNDRAERELSFNFLSSNEKDLNDAVGILESRLRASPILANVSSEGALPRPELQIRPRKDEIARLGITPQQISQTVRVATIGDIDAQLTKISLDDRQIPIRVQASLDTRRDLATIRALKIKTASGSLVPLYSVADIDYAEGPSSIKRNDRNRVVSIGSDVPFGTALDTSTAEFKRIVEETKLPASVRLAESGDAKVQGEMQQGFVNAMLLGLMLVLVVLILLFKDVIQPFTILFSLPLAIGGVAVALIITQNALSMPVLIGILMLMGIVTKNAILLVDFAIEMRRHGMERVHAMIEAGRKRARPIIMTSIAMSAGMLPSALGVGEGGSFRAPMAIAVIGGIIVSTVLSLIVVPAFFLIMDDLSRLLAHLFGRFVGKKEEEEEALSNEKLSEIARENSLALSSLEARVASMEKGSGDKTADKGSNILRLPPLAAE, encoded by the coding sequence ATGAACTTTTCCGCATGGTCAATCCGTAACCCGATTGCGCCGCTTCTCGGCTTCGCGCTTTTGATGATCCTCGGCATGCAGGCCTTCAAGACCCTGCCGATCACCCGTTTTCCCAATATCGACGTTCCCGTCGTTGCCGTCACCGTGACCCAGAGCGGGGCTTCGCCCTCCGAGCTGGAAATGCAGGTGACGAAGGAAATCGAAGACGCCGTCGCCGCCATCAGCGGCGTCGATGAAATCCAGTCCACCGTGGTCGACGGCCAGTCGACGACGACAGTCGTCTTCCGTATCGAAAAGCGGACGGAAGAGGCGGTTCAGGACACGAAGGACGCCATCGACAAGATCCGCAGCGACCTGCCCGCCGATATCGAGGAGCCGATCGTCAGCAAGATCGACGTCGAAGGCCAGGCGATCCAGACCTTCGCCGTTTCCTCGCCCAACATGACGCTGGAAGAGCTGTCCTGGTTCGTCGACGACACGATCAAGCGCTCGCTGCAGGGCCAGTCCGGCATCGGCAAGGTCGACCGTTACGGCGGCGCGGACCGTGAAGTGCGTGTATCGCTGAGCCCCGAAAAACTGGATGCCTATGGCATCACGGCAAGCGAGGTGAACACCCAGCTGCGCGGCACCAATATCGATCTCGGTTCCGGCCGTGGCCAGATTGGCGGCAATGAGCAGACGATCCGCACGCTCGGCGACACGCGCGACGTGAGCCAGCTCGCCAACACCACGATTGCGCTCTCCAACGGCCGCTTCGTCAAGCTTTCCGAGCTGGGCACGGTGACCGATACCTATCAGGAGCAGAAATCCTTCTCGCGCTTCAACGGCAACCCCGCCGTCACCTTCGCGGTGTTCCGTTCCAAGGGCGCAAGCGAGGTCTCGGTCGCCGAAACCGTGGCGGAAAGCCTTGCAAAGGTCCGCAAGGACCATCCGGACGTCTCGATCGAGATGGTCGACGATGCCGTCTATTTCACCTATGGCAACTACAAGGCGGCCTTGGACACGCTGATCGAGGGTGCGATCCTCGCCGTCATCGTCGTCCTGCTCTTCCTCAGGAACTGGCGCGCGACCCTGATTGCCGCCGTCGCCCTGCCGCTTTCCGCGATCCCGACCTTCTGGATCATGGATATCATGGGCTTCTCGCTCAACCTCGTCAGCTTCCTGGCACTGACGCTCGCCACGGGTATTCTCGTGGACGACGCCATCGTGGAAATCGAGAACATCGCCCGCCACATCAAGATGGGCAAGACGCCTTACCGGGCAGCGCTGGAGGCGGCCGATGAAATCGGCCTCGCCGTCATCGCCACCAGCTTCACCATCATCGCCGTCTTCGTGCCCGTCTCGTTCATGCCCGGCATTCCCGGCCAGTACTTCATCCAGTTCGGCCTCACCGTCGCCTTCTCGGTGTTCTTCTCGCTGGCGGTGGCCCGCCTCATCACGCCGCTGATGGCGGCCTATCTGATGCGCGCCGAAGACGCGATGGACGACCACCACGACAATGACAGCCGGCTGATGAAGGCCTATACGCGCATGGTTTCCGCCACCACCCGCAAGTGGTGGGCGCGGTACCTCACGCTCATCGGCGCGATCGGCTTCCTCGTCGCCTCCGTCATTCTTCTCGCGGGCGTTCCCGGCAGCTTCCTGCCGCCGGATGATGCCTCACGCGTCACGCTTTCGGTGGAACTGCCGCCCAATGCGACGCTGGATGAAACCGACCGGACGACGACCGAAATCTATCACGCCATCCGTGACATCAACGGCGTGGAAAGCGTCTTCATCCTCGGCGGCGCCTCGCCCAAGGGCGATCTGGAGCTTCGCCGCGCCACCGTCAACGTCATCCTCCAGCATATCGACCACTCGCTGCTGAAAACCCTCGTCAACAAGGGTCTCGGCTCCATTCCGCTGATCGGCCAGTATCTTCCGAAGGTGGAGGAAAAGGGTCGCCTGCGTCCGCAATGGGATGTCGAGCGGGATATCTTCGCGAAGGTGCGCGGCATACCGGATGTCCGCATCATCAAGCTGAACGACCGTGCGGAACGCGAACTGAGCTTCAACTTCCTCTCGAGCAACGAAAAGGATCTGAACGACGCCGTCGGCATCCTCGAAAGCCGCCTGCGCGCTTCGCCCATCCTTGCCAATGTCAGCTCGGAAGGCGCCTTGCCGCGGCCCGAACTGCAGATCCGCCCGCGCAAGGATGAAATCGCCCGTCTCGGCATCACGCCACAGCAGATTTCGCAGACGGTGCGTGTCGCCACCATCGGCGATATCGACGCGCAGCTGACGAAGATCTCGCTTGATGACCGGCAGATCCCGATCCGCGTGCAGGCCTCGCTCGACACCCGCCGGGATCTGGCCACCATCCGCGCGCTGAAGATCAAGACAGCGTCCGGTTCGCTGGTGCCGCTCTACAGCGTTGCCGATATCGACTATGCGGAAGGTCCAAGCTCGATCAAGCGCAATGACCGCAACCGCGTCGTCTCCATCGGCTCGGATGTGCCCTTCGGCACGGCGCTCGATACATCGACGGCCGAATTCAAGCGGATCGTCGAGGAAACCAAGCTGCCGGCGAGCGTGCGCCTTGCCGAAAGCGGCGACGCCAAGGTGCAGGGCGAAATGCAGCAGGGCTTCGTCAACGCCATGCTGCTCGGCCTGATGCTGGTGCTGGTCGTGCTCATCCTGCTGTTCAAGGATGTCATCCAGCCCTTCACCATCCTGTTCTCGCTGCCACTCGCCATCGGTGGCGTGGCCGTCGCGCTCATCATCACGCAGAACGCGCTCTCCATGCCCGTTCTCATCGGCATCCTGATGCTTATGGGCATCGTGACGAAGAACGCCATCCTGCTGGTGGATTTCGCCATCGAGATGCGCCGCCACGGCATGGAACGGGTACATGCCATGATCGAGGCCGGCCGCAAGCGCGCCCGCCCGATCATCATGACTTCCATCGCCATGTCTGCAGGCATGTTGCCCTCGGCACTCGGCGTCGGCGAAGGCGGCTCGTTCCGCGCGCCGATGGCGATCGCGGTGATCGGTGGCATCATCGTCTCGACGGTGCTGTCCCTGATCGTGGTTCCGGCCTTCTTCCTGATCATGGACGACCTGTCGCGCCTGCTCGCCCACCTCTTCGGCCGCTTCGTCGGCAAGAAGGAAGAGGAGGAGGAGGCGCTCTCCAACGAGAAACTCTCGGAGATCGCCCGCGAAAACAGCCTGGCTCTCTCCTCGCTGGAGGCACGGGTCGCCAGCATGGAAAAGGGCAGCGGCGACAAAACCGCAGACAAGGGCAGCAACATATTGCGGCTGCCGCCGCTCGCTGCGGAGTGA
- a CDS encoding Crp/Fnr family transcriptional regulator gives MDVNKTVKLSNRDRNILLRAPLIGIADDAVALKLMEAATITNVNARHVLFKEGEAAQHFYCVLSGYVRLYRLDRHGREADVRVSGPGDTFNECLIFGSDTYRYSAQAAESCTVARFELARIRTLIDQEPAIAKAVMRCLSNSLLGTMDCIANDRLQTAPQRVAHYLINQGPRDATSFSLRLPFQKSLLAGKLGLAPEALSRAFSALKKSGVTVRGRIVQVNDVAALKQI, from the coding sequence ATGGACGTGAACAAGACCGTGAAGCTGAGCAACAGGGACAGGAACATTCTGCTGCGAGCGCCCTTGATCGGGATAGCGGATGACGCAGTGGCGTTGAAACTGATGGAGGCGGCGACCATCACCAATGTCAACGCCCGCCACGTGCTCTTCAAGGAAGGCGAAGCGGCGCAGCATTTTTATTGCGTTCTGTCGGGTTATGTCCGCCTTTACCGGCTGGACCGGCACGGACGCGAGGCGGATGTGCGCGTCAGCGGTCCGGGCGATACGTTCAACGAATGCCTGATTTTCGGCAGCGACACCTATCGCTACAGTGCGCAGGCGGCGGAAAGCTGCACGGTGGCGCGTTTCGAACTCGCGAGAATCCGCACGTTGATCGATCAGGAACCGGCAATCGCCAAGGCCGTCATGCGCTGCCTTTCCAACAGCCTGCTCGGCACCATGGATTGCATCGCCAACGACCGGTTGCAGACCGCGCCACAACGCGTCGCGCACTATCTCATCAATCAGGGCCCGCGCGACGCGACATCCTTTTCGCTGCGGCTGCCGTTCCAGAAAAGCCTGCTTGCCGGCAAGCTCGGCCTTGCGCCGGAAGCCCTGTCGCGCGCCTTCTCGGCGCTGAAAAAATCAGGCGTTACCGTGCGTGGCCGCATCGTGCAGGTCAATGACGTCGCAGCATTGAAGCAGATCTGA